The following coding sequences lie in one Myxococcaceae bacterium JPH2 genomic window:
- a CDS encoding non-ribosomal peptide synthetase, protein LDVEALERSFEALVQRHEALRTTFRMLDGSPVQVISSQGELVLRRMDLSGHSEASRSSVAERVAREESQRPFDLSRGPLLRATLLTLSDREHVLVLVMHHIVSDGWSMGVLVREVVSLYEAFLQGHASPLPDLALQYADFAVWQRSWLRDEVLDAELEYWRNQLHGAPPALTLPTDRPRPAIQRFRGESTPLSWPLSLWNAIKALAHEENATPFMVLLAAFQAVLSRYSGQDDVSVGTAIANRTRGETEGLIGFFVNTLVLRARLARDMTFRELVAQARDVTLGAYAHQDVPFEKLVEELQPVRDSARSPLFQVMFVMQNAPMATVRLPGLVLEPVEQSGTTSKFDLTLGLEEGDSGLRGELEYDSDLFDGETVEGLL, encoded by the coding sequence AGGGCGAGTTGGTGCTCCGGCGCATGGATCTGTCCGGCCACTCGGAGGCAAGTCGGTCCTCAGTGGCGGAGCGAGTGGCGAGGGAGGAGTCGCAGCGGCCCTTCGATCTGTCTCGCGGCCCGCTGCTCCGGGCGACATTGCTGACGCTCTCCGACCGCGAGCATGTGTTGGTGCTGGTGATGCACCACATCGTGTCGGATGGCTGGTCGATGGGGGTCCTCGTGCGCGAGGTGGTCTCGCTCTACGAGGCCTTCTTGCAAGGCCACGCGTCGCCGTTGCCCGATCTCGCTCTCCAGTATGCGGACTTCGCGGTGTGGCAGCGAAGCTGGCTCCGGGACGAGGTCCTGGATGCGGAGCTGGAGTATTGGCGCAATCAGTTGCACGGAGCGCCGCCGGCCCTGACGCTGCCGACGGATCGGCCGCGACCGGCCATCCAACGCTTCCGTGGTGAGTCCACGCCCCTGAGCTGGCCACTGTCCTTGTGGAACGCCATCAAGGCGCTGGCGCACGAGGAGAACGCGACGCCGTTCATGGTGCTCCTGGCTGCTTTCCAGGCGGTGCTGTCGAGGTACTCGGGGCAGGACGATGTGAGCGTGGGGACGGCGATCGCCAACCGCACGCGCGGGGAGACCGAGGGACTGATTGGCTTCTTCGTGAACACGCTGGTGCTGCGGGCGCGCCTGGCTCGGGACATGACGTTCCGTGAGCTGGTGGCCCAGGCTCGAGACGTGACGCTGGGCGCCTACGCACACCAGGATGTCCCCTTCGAGAAGCTGGTGGAGGAGCTGCAGCCGGTCCGCGACTCGGCTCGCAGTCCGCTCTTCCAGGTGATGTTCGTGATGCAGAACGCGCCGATGGCGACGGTGCGCCTGCCCGGGCTGGTGCTGGAGCCTGTCGAGCAATCCGGAACGACGTCGAAGTTCGACCTGACGCTCGGCCTGGAGGAAGGGGACTCCGGACTCCGCGGCGAGCTGGAATACGACAGCGATTTGTTCGACGGGGAGACGGTGGAAGGGCTGCTG